One genomic window of Pseudomonas sp. LFM046 includes the following:
- a CDS encoding ABC transporter substrate-binding protein, protein MNAISRLAAVVSLASLFPLSALAGEVEVLHWWTSGGEKRAADTLQKLVEEKGNTWKDFAVAGGGGEAAMTVLKTRAVSGNPPSAAQIKGPDIQEWGELGLLAELDDVSTEGKWDSLLPKQVADIMKYDGHYVAVPVNVHRVNWLWINPEVFQKAGATPPTTLDEFFVAADKLKAAGFIPLAHGGQPWQDGTVFEDLVLSILGPEGFHKAFVEQDKATLTGDKMVEVFVALKKLHGYVDPDAAGRDWNSATGLVINGKAGMQIMGDWAKSEWSAAGKVAGKDYQCLPFPGTQGSFAYNIDSLAMFKLKDEANIQAQNDLARTVLEPQFQQFFNQNKGSIPVRLDQDMSSFDACAQQSMKDFKEAAAGKGLQPSLAHGMAASSYVQGAVFDVVTNFFNDPAADPKKAAQQLAAAIEAVQ, encoded by the coding sequence ATGAACGCCATCTCCCGCCTGGCCGCTGTCGTTTCCCTCGCTTCGCTGTTCCCGCTTTCCGCCCTCGCCGGTGAAGTGGAAGTCCTGCACTGGTGGACTTCCGGTGGCGAGAAGCGCGCCGCCGATACCCTGCAGAAACTCGTCGAAGAGAAAGGCAACACCTGGAAGGACTTCGCGGTCGCCGGAGGGGGTGGCGAGGCCGCCATGACCGTGCTGAAGACCCGTGCCGTTTCCGGTAATCCGCCGTCTGCCGCACAGATCAAGGGGCCGGACATCCAGGAGTGGGGTGAGCTGGGCCTGCTGGCCGAGCTGGATGACGTCTCCACCGAGGGCAAGTGGGACTCCCTGCTGCCGAAACAGGTGGCGGACATCATGAAGTACGACGGCCATTACGTGGCGGTGCCGGTCAACGTGCACCGGGTCAACTGGCTGTGGATAAACCCCGAGGTGTTCCAGAAGGCGGGCGCTACGCCGCCCACCACCCTCGATGAATTCTTCGTGGCCGCCGACAAGCTCAAGGCCGCCGGCTTCATTCCGCTCGCCCATGGCGGGCAGCCCTGGCAGGACGGCACCGTGTTCGAGGACCTGGTGCTGAGCATTCTCGGCCCAGAGGGCTTCCACAAGGCCTTCGTCGAGCAGGACAAGGCCACCCTCACCGGCGACAAGATGGTCGAAGTCTTCGTTGCCCTGAAGAAACTGCACGGCTACGTCGACCCCGACGCCGCCGGCCGCGACTGGAACAGCGCCACTGGCCTGGTCATCAACGGCAAGGCCGGCATGCAGATCATGGGCGACTGGGCCAAGAGCGAGTGGAGCGCCGCAGGCAAGGTGGCGGGCAAGGATTACCAGTGCCTGCCGTTCCCCGGCACCCAGGGCAGCTTCGCCTACAACATCGACTCCCTGGCCATGTTCAAGCTCAAGGACGAAGCGAACATCCAGGCGCAGAACGATCTCGCACGTACCGTGCTGGAGCCGCAGTTCCAGCAGTTCTTCAACCAGAACAAGGGCTCGATCCCGGTCCGCCTGGACCAGGACATGAGCAGCTTCGACGCCTGCGCCCAGCAGTCCATGAAGGACTTCAAGGAAGCGGCGGCGGGAAAAGGGCTGCAACCCAGCCTGGCCCACGGCATGGCCGCATCCAGCTACGTGCAGGGCGCGGTGTTCGACGTGGTGACCAACTTCTTCAACGACCCAGCCGCCGACCCGAAGAAGGCCGCGCAGCAACTGGCCGCCGCGATCGAAGCGGTGCAGTAA
- a CDS encoding sugar ABC transporter permease — translation MSSTAVFAKASPLDALQRWLPKLVLTPSVLIVLVGFYGYILWTFLLSFTNSRFMPSYRFVGLQQYERLLDNDRWWVASHNLLVYGGLFITISLVLGVFLAVLLDQRIRREGFIRTVYLYPMALSMIVTGTAWKWLLNPGLGLDKLLRDWGWEGFRLDWLVDPDRVVYCLVIAAVWQSSGFVMALFLAGLRGVDQSIIRAAQVDGASLPTIYLRIVLPSLRPVFFSALMILAHIAIKSFDLVAAMTAGGPGYASDLPAMFMYAHTFTRGQMGLGAASAMLMLGAVLAILVPYLYSELRNKRHD, via the coding sequence ATGAGCTCAACCGCAGTCTTCGCCAAGGCCTCGCCGCTGGACGCGCTGCAACGCTGGCTACCCAAGCTGGTGCTGACGCCCAGCGTGCTGATCGTGCTGGTCGGCTTCTACGGCTACATCCTCTGGACCTTCCTGCTGTCCTTCACCAACTCGCGGTTCATGCCCAGCTACAGGTTCGTCGGCCTGCAGCAGTACGAGCGTCTGCTGGATAACGACCGTTGGTGGGTGGCCAGCCACAACCTGCTGGTCTACGGCGGCCTGTTCATCACCATCAGCCTGGTGCTTGGCGTATTCCTGGCGGTGCTGTTGGACCAGCGCATCCGCCGCGAGGGCTTTATCCGTACCGTCTACCTCTACCCCATGGCGCTGTCGATGATCGTCACCGGGACCGCCTGGAAATGGCTGCTCAACCCCGGCCTCGGCCTGGACAAGTTGCTGCGCGACTGGGGTTGGGAAGGCTTTCGCCTGGACTGGCTGGTGGACCCGGACCGGGTGGTCTACTGCCTGGTGATCGCAGCCGTGTGGCAGTCCTCCGGCTTCGTCATGGCGCTGTTCCTGGCCGGCCTGCGCGGGGTGGACCAATCGATCATCCGCGCGGCCCAGGTGGATGGCGCGAGCCTGCCGACCATCTACCTGCGCATCGTCCTGCCGAGTCTGCGGCCGGTGTTCTTCAGCGCACTGATGATCCTCGCGCACATCGCCATCAAGAGCTTCGACCTGGTCGCCGCCATGACTGCGGGCGGTCCCGGCTACGCCTCCGACCTGCCGGCGATGTTCATGTACGCCCACACCTTCACCCGTGGCCAGATGGGCCTCGGCGCCGCGAGCGCGATGCTCATGCTCGGCGCGGTGCTGGCGATCCTCGTGCCCTATCTGTACTCCGAACTGAGGAACAAGCGCCATGACTAG
- a CDS encoding carbohydrate ABC transporter permease, with the protein MTSLAGKPAFSFSRLAIHATLIFACALYLVPLVVMLLTSFKTPDDIRTGNLLSIPDVFTVIGWAKAWASVGGYFWNSVKITVPAVIISTLLGALNGYVLSMWRFRGSQLFFGLLLFGCFLPFQVVLLPASFTLGQFGLANTTGGLVLVHVVYGLAFTTLFFRNFYVSIPNALVRAARLDGAGFFTIFGRILLPMSVPTIMVCLIWQFTQIWNDFLFGVVFASGDTQPITVALNNLVNTSTGVKEYNVDMAAAMIAGLPTLLVYVFAGKYFLRGLTAGAVKG; encoded by the coding sequence ATGACTAGCCTGGCCGGAAAGCCCGCCTTCAGTTTCAGCCGCCTGGCGATCCACGCCACGCTGATCTTCGCCTGCGCCCTCTACCTGGTGCCGCTGGTGGTGATGCTGCTGACCAGCTTCAAGACGCCGGACGACATCCGCACCGGCAACCTGCTGTCGATACCGGATGTGTTCACGGTGATCGGCTGGGCCAAGGCCTGGGCCAGCGTCGGGGGCTATTTCTGGAACTCGGTGAAGATCACCGTGCCGGCGGTGATCATCTCCACCCTGCTCGGTGCGCTGAACGGCTACGTGCTGTCCATGTGGCGCTTCCGTGGTTCGCAGCTGTTCTTCGGCCTGCTGCTGTTCGGCTGCTTCCTGCCGTTCCAGGTGGTGCTGCTGCCGGCGTCCTTCACCCTCGGCCAGTTCGGCCTGGCCAACACCACCGGCGGCCTGGTGCTGGTGCACGTGGTCTACGGCCTGGCCTTCACCACGCTGTTCTTCCGCAACTTCTACGTGAGCATCCCCAATGCCCTGGTGCGGGCGGCGCGGCTGGACGGGGCGGGGTTCTTCACCATCTTCGGGCGCATCCTGCTGCCCATGTCGGTGCCGACCATCATGGTCTGCCTGATCTGGCAGTTCACCCAGATCTGGAACGACTTCCTCTTCGGCGTGGTGTTCGCCAGCGGCGACACCCAGCCCATCACCGTGGCCCTCAACAACCTGGTGAACACCAGCACCGGGGTCAAGGAATACAACGTCGACATGGCCGCCGCGATGATCGCCGGCCTGCCCACCCTGCTGGTCTACGTATTCGCCGGCAAATACTTCCTGCGCGGCCTCACCGCCGGCGCCGTCAAAGGCTAG
- the ugpC gene encoding sn-glycerol-3-phosphate ABC transporter ATP-binding protein UgpC — translation MATLELRNVNKSYGSGLADTLKNIELSIDSGEFLILVGPSGCGKSTLMNCIAGLESISGGGIMVDGQDISGMSPKDRDIAMVFQSYALYPTMSVRENIAFGLKIRKLPQVEIDAEVARVAKLLQIEHLLERKPGQLSGGQQQRVAMGRALARRPKIYLFDEPLSNLDAKLRVEMRTEIKLMHQRLKTTTVYVTHDQIEAMTLGDKVAVMKDGIIQQFGTPQQIYNDPANLFVAGFMGSPPMNFIPLRLQRRDGGLVGLLDSADGHCELPLGEVAGALEGRELILGIRPEQIQVGTGDLRAIRAEVQVLEPTGPDTLAFVEINQTKVCVRLAPDAAPRVGDALELQFAPDKVLLFDAQSGERLCAPQMAASPERPARVAQLKGL, via the coding sequence ATGGCAACCCTCGAACTGCGCAATGTGAACAAGTCCTACGGCAGTGGCCTGGCGGACACCCTGAAGAACATCGAGCTGTCCATCGACTCGGGCGAGTTCCTGATCCTGGTGGGGCCGTCCGGTTGCGGCAAGTCCACGCTGATGAACTGCATCGCCGGCCTGGAGAGCATCAGTGGCGGCGGGATCATGGTCGACGGCCAGGACATCAGCGGCATGAGCCCCAAGGACCGGGACATAGCCATGGTGTTCCAGTCCTACGCCCTGTACCCGACCATGAGCGTGCGCGAGAACATCGCCTTCGGCCTGAAGATCCGCAAGCTGCCCCAGGTCGAGATCGACGCCGAAGTCGCCCGTGTGGCCAAGCTGCTGCAGATCGAGCACCTGCTGGAACGCAAGCCGGGCCAGCTCTCCGGTGGCCAGCAGCAGCGCGTGGCCATGGGCCGGGCGCTGGCGCGGCGGCCGAAGATCTACCTGTTCGACGAGCCGCTGTCGAACCTCGATGCCAAGCTGCGGGTGGAGATGCGCACCGAGATCAAGCTGATGCACCAGCGGCTGAAGACCACCACCGTCTATGTCACCCATGACCAGATCGAAGCCATGACCCTGGGCGACAAGGTGGCGGTGATGAAGGACGGCATCATCCAGCAGTTCGGCACCCCGCAGCAGATCTACAACGACCCGGCCAACCTGTTCGTCGCCGGTTTCATGGGCTCGCCGCCGATGAACTTCATCCCCCTGCGCCTGCAGCGCCGTGACGGCGGCCTGGTGGGGCTGCTGGACAGCGCGGATGGCCATTGCGAGCTGCCCCTGGGCGAGGTCGCCGGAGCGTTGGAAGGGCGCGAGCTGATCCTCGGCATCCGCCCGGAGCAGATTCAGGTCGGCACCGGTGACCTGCGCGCCATTCGCGCCGAAGTGCAGGTGTTGGAGCCCACCGGGCCGGACACCCTGGCCTTCGTCGAGATCAACCAGACCAAGGTCTGCGTGCGCCTGGCCCCGGATGCCGCGCCCAGGGTGGGGGACGCCCTGGAGCTGCAGTTCGCCCCGGACAAGGTGCTGCTGTTCGACGCGCAAAGCGGCGAGCGTCTCTGTGCTCCGCAAATGGCGGCAAGCCCTGAGCGGCCGGCCAGGGTGGCACAGCTCAAGGGCCTGTAG
- a CDS encoding carbohydrate porin, translated as MRSGAGGSSEGGTQSCFQLPGAQSKYRLGNECEQYIELDLRQDVFKLDDGSVISVEGMAQLFNEYGHTPEFTGDHGFARMNQMYTEWSNMPALNGGSFWAGRRFYKRNDIHISDFYYWNQSATGFGFDEVAIGDLKYSYVFSRKDNVFQDPYINRHDFDIDGFQTNPGGEVGVGVSYIDKPDSTDAHSGWSVAAQHKQKAFLGGVNTFALQYGRGPGTALGYTGDPTLDNSNQSWRVVEFFDWQVTPRFGGQFEVVYQKDKRPDGDDQNWLSVGVRPVYAITDQFKLVTELGRDQVEAPGGTRKLTKFTLAPTWSPAGPGFWQRPEIRLYYTHASWNEAAQRAASDLAAGSALSDTGAFGDALHGSNFGVQLEYWWK; from the coding sequence ATGCGCAGCGGCGCCGGTGGCTCCAGCGAAGGCGGCACGCAATCCTGCTTCCAGCTGCCGGGGGCGCAATCGAAGTACCGCCTGGGTAACGAGTGCGAGCAATACATCGAACTGGACCTGCGGCAGGACGTGTTCAAGCTTGATGACGGCTCGGTGATCAGCGTCGAAGGCATGGCGCAGCTGTTCAACGAATATGGCCATACCCCTGAATTCACCGGCGATCATGGTTTCGCGCGGATGAACCAGATGTACACCGAGTGGAGCAACATGCCGGCGCTCAATGGCGGTTCGTTCTGGGCCGGTCGCCGCTTCTACAAGCGGAACGATATCCACATTTCCGACTTCTACTACTGGAACCAGAGCGCCACCGGCTTCGGCTTTGACGAGGTGGCCATCGGCGACCTGAAGTACAGCTACGTGTTCTCGCGCAAGGACAACGTCTTCCAGGACCCCTACATCAACCGCCACGACTTCGATATCGACGGCTTCCAGACCAATCCCGGCGGGGAAGTTGGCGTAGGTGTGAGCTACATCGACAAACCCGACAGCACCGACGCCCACAGCGGCTGGTCGGTGGCGGCGCAGCACAAGCAGAAGGCGTTCCTCGGTGGGGTGAACACCTTCGCCCTGCAATACGGTCGCGGGCCGGGCACCGCGCTGGGTTACACCGGTGATCCGACCCTGGACAACAGCAACCAGAGCTGGCGTGTGGTGGAGTTCTTCGACTGGCAGGTGACGCCGCGTTTCGGTGGTCAGTTCGAAGTGGTCTACCAGAAGGACAAGCGCCCGGATGGTGACGACCAGAACTGGCTTTCCGTGGGGGTGCGCCCGGTCTACGCCATTACCGACCAGTTCAAGCTGGTCACCGAGCTGGGCCGCGACCAGGTCGAAGCCCCCGGCGGCACTCGCAAACTCACCAAATTCACCCTCGCACCCACCTGGTCGCCCGCCGGCCCCGGCTTCTGGCAACGCCCGGAAATCCGCCTCTATTACACCCACGCCAGCTGGAACGAGGCCGCCCAGCGCGCCGCCAGCGACCTTGCCGCAGGTTCGGCGCTGTCCGATACCGGCGCCTTTGGCGATGCGCTGCACGGCTCCAACTTCGGTGTGCAACTGGAGTACTGGTGGAAGTGA
- a CDS encoding D-hexose-6-phosphate mutarotase, protein MRSARPHRVTAGEGTDHPLAGLLRPASGQPFRWSEQQGRELLLVEHPRCQAVFSCQGGQLLHFQPRGERPLLWCAARWPRIGAIRGGVPVCWPWFGRHPMEGGWPHHGWARLSDWRLIHKEADAEGVHLKWRLDLHDWQVELEAQLGERMSLQLVTRHRDSEPCVLSHSLHAYWRVSDVARVALLGLDGAEGRDLMSRDPCRQDGELRIIDGCHRVFQRGGRVKIQDAGWQRRLCIDGGTNPNTVVWHPGSRPLSEVSWTEGLGFVAVQGAACGEKSVELAAGEEARLSVKAWVG, encoded by the coding sequence ATGCGCAGCGCCAGGCCGCATCGGGTGACGGCGGGGGAGGGCACGGACCATCCCCTCGCCGGCCTGCTGCGGCCGGCGTCCGGGCAGCCGTTCCGCTGGAGCGAACAGCAGGGGCGCGAACTGCTGCTGGTGGAGCATCCGCGCTGCCAGGCGGTGTTCAGCTGCCAGGGCGGTCAGCTGCTGCATTTCCAGCCGCGCGGCGAGCGTCCGCTGCTCTGGTGTGCCGCACGCTGGCCGCGCATCGGCGCCATCCGGGGCGGCGTGCCGGTCTGCTGGCCCTGGTTCGGCCGTCATCCCATGGAAGGCGGCTGGCCTCACCACGGCTGGGCGCGCCTTTCCGATTGGCGACTTATCCACAAGGAAGCCGATGCCGAGGGTGTACACCTGAAATGGCGTCTTGATCTGCACGATTGGCAGGTGGAGCTGGAAGCCCAGCTGGGTGAGCGCATGAGCCTGCAACTGGTGACCCGCCACCGCGACAGTGAGCCCTGCGTGCTCAGCCATTCCCTGCATGCCTACTGGCGGGTCAGCGATGTGGCGCGAGTGGCGCTGCTGGGGCTGGATGGCGCCGAAGGCCGCGACCTGATGAGTCGCGATCCATGCCGGCAAGACGGCGAACTGCGGATCATCGACGGTTGCCACCGGGTATTTCAGCGCGGTGGCCGCGTGAAGATTCAGGATGCCGGCTGGCAGCGTCGGCTGTGCATCGACGGAGGCACGAATCCCAATACCGTGGTCTGGCATCCCGGCAGCCGGCCGCTGTCCGAGGTGAGCTGGACGGAGGGGCTGGGGTTCGTCGCCGTGCAGGGCGCGGCTTGTGGAGAAAAAAGCGTCGAGCTGGCGGCGGGGGAGGAGGCGAGGTTGAGTGTGAAGGCGTGGGTGGGGTGA
- a CDS encoding MurR/RpiR family transcriptional regulator produces the protein MHNLLEQIQNRLDELNKAERKVAEVILRDPQQATRYSIAALAQAAQVSEPTVNRFCRSFGVNGYPELKMQLAQSLASGAAYVSQAVAADDGPEAYTRKIFGSAIASLDSALQNLDPQLISRAVDLMIQARQIHFFGLGASASVALDAQHKFFRFNLAVSAHSDVLMQRMLASVAHTGDLFVIISYTGRTRELVEVARLARQNGASVLGLTAAGSPLAKASTLSLDIPLPEDTDIYMPMTSRIIQLTVLDVLATGMTLRRGVDFQPHLRKIKESLNASRYPADEEPS, from the coding sequence GTGCACAACCTGCTGGAACAGATCCAGAACCGCCTCGACGAGCTCAACAAGGCCGAGCGCAAGGTCGCTGAAGTGATCCTGCGCGACCCGCAACAGGCCACCCGCTACAGCATCGCCGCCCTGGCACAGGCGGCGCAGGTCAGCGAGCCGACGGTGAACCGCTTCTGCCGCTCCTTCGGCGTCAACGGCTACCCCGAACTCAAGATGCAGCTGGCCCAGAGCCTGGCCAGCGGCGCCGCCTACGTGAGCCAGGCGGTTGCCGCCGACGACGGCCCCGAGGCCTACACCCGGAAGATCTTCGGCAGCGCCATCGCCTCCCTGGACAGCGCCCTGCAGAACCTGGACCCGCAACTGATCAGTCGCGCCGTGGACCTGATGATCCAGGCCCGACAGATCCACTTCTTCGGCCTCGGCGCCTCGGCTTCCGTGGCCCTGGATGCCCAGCACAAGTTCTTCCGCTTCAACCTCGCCGTCAGCGCCCATTCCGATGTACTGATGCAGCGCATGCTGGCGTCGGTGGCCCATACGGGTGACCTCTTCGTGATCATTTCCTACACCGGCCGCACCCGCGAACTGGTGGAAGTGGCGCGGCTGGCGCGGCAGAACGGCGCCTCGGTGCTCGGCCTCACGGCAGCCGGCTCGCCCCTGGCCAAGGCCAGCACCCTGAGCCTGGACATCCCGTTGCCGGAGGACACCGACATCTACATGCCGATGACCTCGCGCATCATCCAGCTCACCGTGCTCGACGTGCTCGCCACCGGCATGACCCTGCGCCGCGGCGTCGACTTCCAGCCGCACCTGCGCAAGATCAAGGAAAGCCTCAATGCCAGCCGCTATCCGGCGGATGAGGAGCCTTCCTGA
- the zwf gene encoding glucose-6-phosphate dehydrogenase, with the protein MASRPVEPCTVGLFGALGDLALRKLFPALYHLDCAGLLPAETRILAMAREDGEPASRLATIGEHLRRHVPAGELEEGAVQRFMARLDYLSMDFLEADGYAALADRLGPAMRFIAYFATPAAVYGSICAGLASVGLAERTRVVLEKPIGHDLESSRAVNEAVAAYFPEDRTYRIDHYLGKETVQNLIALRFANSLFETQWNQHHISHVEITVAEQVGIEGRWGYFDQAGQLRDMIQNHLLQLLCLIAMDPPSDLSADSIRDEKVKVLKALAPIAPEQLGQQVVRGQYVAGNILGKSVPGYLDEENANAESHTETFVALRAEIRNWRWSGVPFYLRTGKRMPQKLSQIVIHFKEPPHYIFAPEQRPLISNRLILRLQPDEGISLQVMTKDQGLDKGMQLRSDPLQLSFSNTYRSARIPDAYERLLLEVMKGNQNLFVRKDEIEYAWKWCDQLIAGWRQQGDAPKPYAAGTWGPVASIALITRDGRSWYGDL; encoded by the coding sequence ATGGCCTCACGACCTGTCGAACCCTGCACCGTTGGCCTGTTTGGCGCCTTGGGCGACCTGGCGCTCCGCAAGCTCTTTCCGGCCCTCTACCATCTGGATTGCGCAGGGCTGCTGCCCGCAGAAACGCGCATTCTCGCCATGGCTCGGGAGGACGGCGAGCCGGCCTCGCGGCTGGCCACCATCGGCGAGCACCTGCGTCGTCATGTGCCGGCCGGGGAGCTGGAGGAGGGCGCCGTGCAGCGCTTCATGGCGCGCCTGGACTACCTGTCGATGGACTTCCTCGAAGCCGACGGTTACGCGGCACTGGCGGACAGGCTGGGGCCGGCGATGCGGTTCATCGCCTACTTCGCCACGCCCGCTGCGGTCTACGGCTCGATCTGCGCGGGGCTGGCTTCGGTGGGGCTCGCCGAGCGGACCCGTGTGGTGCTGGAGAAGCCCATCGGCCATGACCTGGAATCCTCCCGTGCGGTGAACGAGGCCGTGGCGGCCTACTTCCCCGAAGACCGCACCTACCGGATCGACCATTACCTGGGCAAGGAGACGGTGCAGAACCTGATCGCCCTGCGCTTTGCCAACAGCCTGTTCGAAACCCAGTGGAACCAGCACCACATCTCCCACGTGGAAATCACCGTGGCCGAGCAGGTGGGCATCGAGGGTCGCTGGGGCTACTTCGACCAGGCCGGTCAGCTGCGCGACATGATCCAGAACCACTTGCTGCAGCTGCTCTGCCTGATCGCCATGGACCCACCCAGCGACCTCTCCGCCGACAGCATCCGCGACGAGAAGGTGAAGGTGCTCAAGGCCCTGGCGCCCATCGCCCCGGAACAACTGGGCCAGCAAGTGGTGCGTGGCCAGTACGTGGCCGGCAACATCCTCGGCAAGTCCGTGCCGGGCTACCTGGATGAGGAGAACGCCAACGCCGAGAGCCACACGGAAACCTTCGTCGCCCTGCGGGCGGAGATCCGCAACTGGCGCTGGTCGGGCGTGCCCTTCTACCTGCGTACCGGCAAGCGCATGCCGCAGAAGCTGTCCCAGATCGTCATACACTTCAAGGAACCGCCGCACTACATCTTCGCCCCCGAGCAGCGGCCGCTGATCAGCAATCGCCTGATCCTCCGCCTGCAGCCGGACGAAGGTATCTCCCTGCAGGTGATGACCAAGGACCAGGGCCTGGACAAGGGCATGCAGCTGCGCAGCGACCCGCTCCAGCTGAGCTTCTCCAACACCTATCGCAGCGCGCGTATCCCCGATGCCTACGAGCGGCTGCTGCTGGAAGTGATGAAAGGCAACCAGAACCTCTTCGTGCGCAAGGATGAAATCGAGTACGCCTGGAAGTGGTGCGACCAGCTGATCGCCGGCTGGCGGCAGCAGGGCGACGCACCCAAGCCCTACGCGGCGGGAACCTGGGGGCCGGTGGCCTCCATCGCATTGATCACCCGTGATGGCAGGAGCTGGTATGGCGATCTGTAA
- the pgl gene encoding 6-phosphogluconolactonase — MAICNLDLPSQVTGLSLGSPEQLAGELAITVANALRAAIDTRGSAVLVVSGGRSPVAFFERLCGQTLDWSKVTISLADERFVPVSHADSNEGLVRVHLLKGEAASARFLGLYQSAPNLEEAARLADAALAELGVIDVLVLGMGEDGHTASLFPGSPNLEKALSATCSQRCLPMQAPSVPRQRLSLTLPVLAGAHLTLLAVQGLAKLATLADALAGDDVAAMPIRAFLRRPLEIHWCP; from the coding sequence ATGGCGATCTGTAATCTCGACCTGCCGTCGCAGGTCACCGGGCTCAGCCTCGGCAGCCCTGAACAACTGGCCGGTGAGCTGGCCATTACCGTGGCCAACGCCCTACGCGCGGCCATCGACACCCGTGGTTCGGCCGTGCTGGTGGTGTCCGGCGGGCGCAGCCCGGTGGCGTTCTTCGAGCGTCTTTGCGGCCAGACCCTGGACTGGTCGAAAGTCACCATCAGCCTGGCCGACGAGCGCTTCGTGCCGGTCAGCCACGCTGACAGCAACGAAGGCCTGGTGCGCGTCCACCTGCTGAAGGGCGAGGCCGCCAGCGCGCGCTTCCTCGGCCTCTATCAAAGCGCGCCGAACCTGGAGGAAGCAGCACGCCTGGCTGACGCGGCCCTGGCCGAGCTGGGCGTCATCGACGTGCTGGTGCTGGGCATGGGCGAGGACGGTCACACCGCCTCGCTGTTCCCCGGCAGTCCGAACCTTGAGAAAGCCCTGAGTGCCACCTGTTCGCAGCGCTGCCTGCCGATGCAGGCGCCCAGCGTGCCGCGCCAGCGCCTGAGCCTGACGCTACCGGTCTTGGCCGGTGCTCACCTGACCCTGCTGGCCGTGCAGGGCCTGGCCAAACTGGCCACGCTGGCCGATGCCCTGGCGGGTGACGACGTGGCGGCCATGCCGATCCGCGCCTTCCTCCGTCGTCCCCTTGAAATTCACTGGTGCCCCTGA
- a CDS encoding bifunctional 4-hydroxy-2-oxoglutarate aldolase/2-dehydro-3-deoxy-phosphogluconate aldolase — translation MTSLPNSRAANRDAVPSMADKAALIDVLCGAARILPVITIEREQDVLPLADALAAGGLHTLEITLRSEHGLSAIRTLREQRPELCVGAGTVLDEWMLAEAEAAGSQFIVTPGCTAELLRAGVYSPLPLLPGISSASEIMLGYALGYRRFKLFPAEVCGGVKALKAFGGPFPGIRFCPTGGVTPDNLLDYMAQPNVMCVGGTWMMDKEWIRSGDWQRIQETTAAALELLH, via the coding sequence ATGACCAGTCTCCCCAACAGCCGGGCCGCCAACCGTGACGCGGTGCCGAGCATGGCCGACAAGGCTGCCCTGATCGACGTACTTTGCGGCGCCGCGCGCATCCTTCCGGTGATTACCATCGAGCGCGAGCAGGATGTGCTGCCGCTGGCCGATGCGCTGGCCGCTGGCGGCCTGCACACGCTGGAAATCACCCTGCGCTCCGAACATGGCCTCTCCGCCATCCGCACCCTGCGTGAGCAGCGCCCGGAGCTCTGTGTGGGCGCCGGCACCGTGCTCGATGAGTGGATGCTTGCCGAAGCGGAAGCCGCAGGCTCGCAGTTCATCGTGACCCCCGGTTGCACCGCCGAGCTGCTGCGCGCCGGGGTCTACAGCCCGCTGCCCTTGCTGCCGGGTATCAGCAGTGCCTCGGAAATCATGCTCGGCTACGCCCTGGGCTACCGCCGCTTCAAGCTGTTCCCGGCGGAAGTCTGCGGTGGGGTGAAGGCGCTGAAGGCCTTTGGCGGACCGTTCCCGGGCATCCGGTTCTGTCCCACCGGCGGGGTGACTCCCGACAACCTGCTGGACTACATGGCACAGCCCAACGTGATGTGCGTGGGCGGCACCTGGATGATGGACAAGGAATGGATCCGCAGCGGCGACTGGCAGCGTATCCAGGAAACCACGGCAGCGGCATTGGAGCTGTTGCACTGA